Within Oncorhynchus nerka isolate Pitt River linkage group LG8, Oner_Uvic_2.0, whole genome shotgun sequence, the genomic segment AATAAGGCGTTTTAAAAAATTCCTTGAGGCTATATGAGGTTTGATAATGTCTCTAAAAAAACATATCCTCTTAACACTCACCACAGGGGCATATACATGTATTTAACACATAGTGATGTATTCATACTTCGCTCTAACCTCCCCTCAAAtacctcttcaacctcatatgACAAAGGGGAAAAAACCTTTTGAGAACAGGATAGCCACACCCCTACTTTTTGAGCTTTTATGACTACACACCActgccccaccccaccccccccaccccctactTCCCTTTCCCCTTCACTTACCTTTCCCTTCATTAACTTATATACTTTACCACGGCTCTTTTTTAAAACGTCTCTCACCCCATTTACGTTTAAAGAAGAAATCTTAAATCTGCTCACGGCTGGAAAAAGaaatacagaggaagagacagaaaacACATCTCTTTACAGAGATAAGGCTGCGACTGAACTCTGTAATTTCCCTTAGAATTTAAATCACTTGTCGCTTTCGTGACAACTTTATTGAGTGTAGCGATTTCAGGGCTTGTCAAAACTCCTACACGTTATTTTTTTACATCAGAACCTTTGCTGATTCAATAAACAAATCACTTTCAGGAAAACATATGTTACATTGTAATCCTGCATATACTTCATCCCTATTGAACATTTCAGAAATTGACGTACCTTCTCAATCCCATGCCTCCCTTCCACCCCATTTCTCTCGCTATTTTGTTGTGATGCGTCAGATGACTCACTCTCGCTATCCTCCCCAGAGGAAAACTCTACCATCTCTACAACCTGTTTATCCTCAACTGATGTATCAATTTCTACCTTCCTTTTAGAATTAGAACCTTCATCACCCCTTACATTCTTCCTCTTAATCCTCTGTACTTTGAAAACAGCTGCTTCATTTTCCATTGTTTCAATCTCCTCTTGAACTCCAATTTCATTTTCCAGCACCGACTCAGCGACCCCAGTCCAGGTCCCACCGgctgtttcccctccctctttgTTCTGATCCACCACAATGTCCCTGTAACCACACTGCTTTCCTTTCCTACTTTTCAAACCATATCTGCCCACCgtctcccttccccttccccttagCATGTTCATcctgtcgtgacgttgtattggTTAATGTGACAAAGTTTTTAATTACGTGactaacctcttgaagctagggggcactatttttatgtttggaaaaataacgttcccaaagtaaacggcctatttctctggaccagatgctagaatatgcatatatataatatgcatatattgaCAGATTGGGATAGaagacactctaaagtttccaaaactgtcaaaatattgtctgtgagtataacagaattgatattgcaggcaaaaccctgaggaaaatccaatcaggaagtgcctcttattttgaaacccttctgttcctatgcatgcctatccttcatttaaagggatatcaaccatattccttttttctatggcttccctaaggtgtcaacagtctttagacatagtttcaggcttttatttttttaaatgagcgtgaaagatcacattgtgtaagtggataggtgggggctctcaaaGTGAGTTTTTGCGCAACTGAGTAAAGCCGCCATTGGTCCTCAagctgttattgaaaaacctacacactcggttgatatattatctattttatatatttttaaaactacctgaggaatggttataaaaaacgtttgacatgtttctgtggacattacggagaCTATTTGCaatttccgtctgcgttgtcatgactgctctttcctgtggatttctgaacataacgcgacaaacaaacggaggtattttggggtataaaaataatctttatggaacaaaaggaacatttgttgtgtaactgggagtctagtgagtgaaaacatccgaagatcgtcaaaggtaaacggttcatttgattgattttctgattttcgtgaccaagcttcctgatgctaagtgtacataatgctatgctaggctatcgataaacttacacaaacgcttgtattgctttcactgtaaagcataatttcaaaatctgagacgacaggtggattaacaaaaggctaagctgtgttttgcagtattgcacttgtgatttcatgaatatgaatatttttttgtaatattttttgaccattgcgctatgctaattagtgtagttgatgacaattctcccggatccgggatgggtagttctaagagtaagcatctccaatccaaaattaaatctagaattggcttcctatttcgcaacaacgcttcttcactcatgctgcaaaTAAACTCTCggaaaactgaccatcctaccgattctCAACTTCGGaggtgtcatttacaaaatagcctccaacactttactcaacaaattggatgcagtctatcacagtgccatccgttttgtcaccaaagccccatatactgccCACCActtcgacctgtacgctctcgttggctggccctcgcttcatactcttcgccaaacccactggctccaggtaatctccagcaggtatatctcactataCACGCGCTCCaggaggtatatctcactggtcaccagccCCACCTGCTGGCTGCGCCCTCGAGAAAAAGAACCTCAACGATCAAACCTTAACTATATGTGCTTAGTGACAGTGAGACAAGATAATCttaaaacaactaaactaaactaatcaatatatatatatgtatgtatgtatgtatgtatgtatgtatgtatgtatgtacacacTGAAAACACCGAACACCGGGTGACAAAATGTCAGTCGTTCTCACAATCGCTCTTGGTTCCCGACTCTgacgagagagacaagagagagagcgagagagagtgaaagagggagagagagaaaagagagagagagagagagagaaagagggagagagagaaaagagagagagagagagagagagagggaaagaaagaagtgAGACAGTGATGTCTGATAGCATTAACAAGCTCTATGTAGATGTTGAGAGTCAGAGCTTTTGTGGTGTATTACCTGCTCCTCTCTGACTGCCTGTGATACTTGAAAAacagtgctctctctctgtgtgtgtgtgtgtgtgtgtgtgtgtgtttgctcgcAGGGGGGacagcaagagtgtgcaaatgtgGTGCAAGTGTGTGATCCCGCTACAAAGACGCTCGGGCCGGCGTAGGAAACTCGATTTGACACAGTCACCATGAAGATTACTTGTGTCCAGACAGTTATTGCCTCACAGACAATAAGAACCCCATCACTCATGTTAAAGGTTAACACACAGAAACAAGATGCCTCCGACAGGCTGGAAATAACCTgacaaaagacccacaggggagaggagagagagaggggatgtccCTAACTCCAAAACATCAGGTACCCTTACGACCTCCCATGACCTATAACCTCACCTTCCCCTACACTCCTCTCTGTAACCTTTAAATTCTactttctttctcctcccttcctctcaacCTCCACGAACTATGTAGGTCCATTCAATGTGGAGGGACACTAGACTTTCATGTTGTGATAGGAAAAAAAGGAAACATACTTTGAGAGATGATCAATGCACCTATGCATTATACAATATCACTCCTATTATACCCACAATGGAATGTTGCTGTGAGGTGGAATGTCCATCTATCCACTGTTATGACTGTACATTCTTTCTTCACcagcattcctctcctcctctcgctaTGGTCCTGCTCCACCTCTTCTCTCATCAAGTCAGCTCATCTAGTCAAAAGTGCATGAGCAGTGTCTCAGCCAGAAGATACAGTCTCTGTGCGTGCGaatgttgacacacacacacacacgcagcatgCATAATCAATATGTCTTTCAGCGGCCTCCTGTTGTGAGTTGAATGTGAATAAACAGAGATCGATATGTGTGGACAGATGAATGGCTTTAAGGAGAGGTGAAGGATGGATGGatccagagaaagacagagagctttataacacccagacagtgCATGTTGAGCAGGACAAACAGGCTGGGCTGGGCCACTCtcccactctactctctctctctctcctttctctcaattacatttaatttaagggctttattggcatgggaaacatatgtttacactgccaaagcaagtgaaatagataaaaaaaaaaaaaaagttatcagTGTGAGTGAATGGAAGTGGAACCAGACCGCAGTGCCTGTCAGGGGCTTGGGTCAACCGTGTGGTATGCGTGTGCTTGGTGTGCCATTAGACATGTTCTTGTAGATAAAGGAGGAGGACGAAGACGTAGGCTTCAATCATGGCAACGGAAATTTGAAGAAGGGTGAGTAGGAATAGGACGATAGCAGTGAGGGTTGCCACTGTTCTCCTATGGGTAGGAggactgttacgaatcccttttggcccgacagtctaggggggatggtaatgagacccgtaacataactcatgcaaattattatggtgacaaagtaaaagtgtgcacgaaataaccacgacaacagaaatctaccgtcaaactctaggtttatttataaacacacggtaatggggggagcaggaaaaggggctgagctggacccaaggaaagaaacaataagtattcaaaaacacccctaagctagactagcctactttaacaacagctaactaactaaccaaaaatacagtgggtggtccgcccagttctaactagtgtatttaacaaagttcacctacgggtagtgtatgcccatgggcgacttgtcttggtttccccttttcccaccagcaacaaacaaacaccataaccaaaaacaatactcacaggtgatgacaaagtgctatggaggtgctttaaacaaaagagaggttaagacacaaagcgagagtgaaacacagagacctacagacatgtcatttacagagagattgagctagagattgagctagagattgcttcagagcaaacaaatgatggggtttttaaaccatggggaaggaactgtgatagggtaggaaataggaggaggtgtgtcttctgattgatgattgattgttgactgattggggagtgatgattttcacctgtgaggggagaaggagagaaaagaaacacacacacaggatacacacacacacaggataactgtatccgtaacaaggACAAAGGCTGCTGTTACCATTAGTTAAATTAGAGGTGACCTGCTGTGAGATTGGCTGTCAATGGTACACTtagagcagtggtgtaaagtactttagtaaaaatacttcaaagtactacttaagtagttttatAGGTTATCTATACttgactttactatttatatttttgtcaacttttacttttacttccctgacacccaaaagtactcgttacattttgacaggaaaatggtccaattcacactggtcatccctactgcctctgatttggcagaaatgcttcatttgtaaaatgagtgttggagtgtgcccctggctatctgtcaataaataaataaaacaattgtgccatctggtttgcataatataaggaattgtaaattatttatacttttacttttgatacttaagtacattttagaaaTTTAAAACCAAATTATCTTTTACTTTTACCTAGATAGTATTTTAATGAGTGACTTAAATTTTACacaagtcattttctattaaggtatccttacttttactcaagtatgactttTTCCACCATGACCTAGAGCAAGGGGGCGGATAAAAAGACTAATtgtttcgtctctctctctctctcatcagagtgcatgctgggagtgagtCGGGAAGCAGGAGCGATTGTGAGAACTACTGACATTTTTTCACTCAATTGGGTTTCGGTGttttcagtgtatatatatatatatatatatatatatatatatatatatatatagtcgaagtcagaagtttacatacaccttagccaaatacatttaaacgcaatttttcacaattcctgacatttaatcctatcaAAAATTCCCCAACTTCGgtcagttttttatttatttatctgttattttaccaggtaagttgactgagaacacattctcatttgcagcaatgacctggggaatagttacagggagaggagggggatgaatgagccaattgtaaactggggattattaggtgattGTGATgatttgagggccagattgggaatttagcaaCCCCTACTATTACGATACacgccatgggatctttaatgatcTCAGagagtcagttaggatcaccactctattttaagaatgtgaaatgtcagaataatagatcAATGAATGCCCTAGATTCTGAAGTAGTGGATCTCCTGACCTTGGTTGAGACCACAGGTGATTGAGGCATACTCAAGTTCTTATGAGAAAAACGCTGCATTGGCAGACCTGCTTGGTCTCAGAGCACAGGGGGCATTGGTGAGAAGTACGTTTCAGGGAATCTCTAAAATGGATGCCTCATCCACATTTTTCTTGGTTTAGAGAAAAATAATTGACAAAGAAGAATGAATTGCCTCAAGTCAGCTGTTAGACAAGAGCTCACTAGCCCTAGTAAAATTAGAAAGATGACAGTAGAGTTCTATGCTCTACAAGTGTGAGTACAAAGaggataaaacagtgacacagctgTTCCTTGATGGGCTTCCACAGGTGACTGCAGAAGCTCAGGTTGAGCTAGAGTAACCATTGTCTTTGCAGGAGTATTAAAAGGCATGGAAAATGGAAGTGAGCTAGGCATTGATGGGCTTCACGTTGACTTTTATAGTATTTTTGGGCCATGTTGGGAGAGGATTGGCTAGCAGTAGTTAACGATAGTTTGACCGGAGGGTTACTACTGATAAGCTGCAGGAGGGCTGTCCTCACCCTACTGCCAAAAGAAGGGTGACCCGAGGGAGGTGAAGAGCTGGAGGCCGGTGGCTTTATTGTGCACTGATTATACGATCCTGTCTAAGGCTTTGTCCAACAGGCCGAGGGTGGTGATGAGGCAAATCATACATACGGACCAGACCCACTGTGTTGCCGGCAGGGGATAACATTTCTCAGATTCTGGATTGTTTTGAACGTCTCTAGGGCTATTGGGTTGGATGCTGGTCTAATTTCAATTGATCAGGAAAAGGCATTAGACCGAGTTGAGCATCAATACTTATGGCGCAGTTTTGAAGCGTTTGGTTTCAGCTCTGGTTTTATTGCCATGATCTAGGTGACATATGGTGACATTGAAAGTGTACTGAAGGTTACCGGTAGCTTGAGTGCTCCTTTTAAAGTGTGTAGAGGTATTGGGCAGGGGTGTTCTTCATCAGGAATGTTATATGCCATCGCTATAGAAAGGGGGATTGcctagtcaattgtacaactgaattGAATGCCTTCGACTGAAATGTGTTTTccgtatttaacccaacccctctgaatcagagagttgcggggtgctgccttaatcgacattcaCGGGAACAATGGGTTACCTGCCTTGCTCAGatgcagaatgacagatgttcaccttgtcagctcgggtactcattccagcaacctttcggttactggcccagtgctctaaccactaggctaccagagCCATTACTTATTAGCATTAGAAGTCGCATTGAAGGGGTGTACCTTTCAGAGGATATTCCTCCTATTTGTCTCTCatcctatgttgatgatgtaGTTATTTTAGTGAAAAATCAAGCAGAGGTGGATAGTTTGAGTCTCATAGTTGATCTGTTTAGGGGAATATCCTCTGCAAAGGTAAATTGGGAAAAAAGTTGTGCTTTACAGATTAGAAAATGTTCTGGAGGGATCGTGGCTATGCCAGTGGGGCTGGAATGGTGTCATGGAGGTTTTGAATACCTTTAGTGTACCTAGGAGATGAGGGGACATTGAACAAAAAGTGGAGCGGGTGCTTGCTTGAAATGGTGGGAGGACGAGGAGATGCCATTGGTTGTTATCTCGTATATCATACACGGGGCGTGCTGTtattgttaacctcttcaacctatgggggcgctatgtcattattggataaaaagacgtgcccgttttaagcgcaatattttgtcacgaaaagatgctcgactatgcatggaattgacagccttggaaagacaaaactctgacgtttccaaaactgcaaatatattatctgtgagtgccccagaactaatgctacaggcgaaaccaagatgaagtttcatactggaaatgccccagattctgaaggcgctgtgttccaatgtctccttatatggctgtcaatgcgccaggaatgagcctgccctttgtgtcgtttctccaaggtgtctgcagcattgtgacgtgtttgtaggcatatcattggaagattgaccataagagactacatttacctggtgtcccgcccggtgtcctgtgtcgaaattattgcgtaatctgtaggtccatgcgcgttccatttcttcagaagagaaagtcaactgccacgaaggattttatcgtcgatagatatgtgaaaaacaccttgaggattgattctaaacattggTTTGCCAtgttgccatgtttctgtcgatattatggagttaatttggaaaaaagtttgcgctttaatgacttaatattttatttttattttttttcttacccaaacgtgatgaacaaaacggagcgattagtcaacacaaataatattttttgtaaaaactgaacatttgctatctaactgagagtctcctcattgaaaacatcttcaaaggtaaatgattttatttgaatccttttctggtttttgtgaaaatgttgcatgctgaaagagaggcataatcctatgctaggctatcaatactgttacacaaatgcttgtttagctatggttcaaaagcctattttgaaaatctgagatgacagtgttgttaacaaaaggctaagcttgagagcaaatagattaatttcatttcatttgcaattttcatgaatagttaacgttgtgttatgctaatgagcttgtggatagatttacacaatcctggatacaggtttttttcgtagctaaacgtgacgcagaaaacggagcgattggtcctaaacaaataatctttcaggaaaaactgaacatttgctatctgagagtctcctcattgaaaacatccgaagttcttcaaaggtaaattattttatttgaatgcttttctggtttttgtgaaaatgttgcctgctgaatgctaacgctaaatgctatgctaaatgctacgctagctatcaatactgttacacaaatgcttgttttgaaatggttgagaagcatattttgaaaatctgagatgacagtgttgttaacaaaaggctaagcttgagagcaaatagattaatttcatttcatttgcgattttcatgaatagttaacgttgcgttatggtaatgagcttgaggctgtagtcacgataccggatccgggatggctcgacgcaagaagttaacaatgTGGTTGCCTCTGCACTGTGGCTTTGGCTGTCATCTTTACAGCCACCATATGGCTTTCTGGCTAAGATACAGGTGATTATTGTAGATTTCTTTTAGTATAAATATCATTGGGTTCCACAAAGTGTTTTGAATTTGTCAAAAGAGGATGAGGGACAAGGTCTTGTACATCTTGCTAGTAGTGCTGCTGCTTCCCGGTTTCAGTTTATTCAAAGGTTGCTTTATGGACGAGAAAATGTGTTTTGTCGAGGGGTGGTAGGTCTTGTATTACATCAGGTCGGGGGATTAGGTTTTAAAGAAGGCTTTATTTTTGGCTTATAGTAACCAGATTTCTAGGGATGGAGTAACtccattttacagaggccttcTTAGGAGTTGGAGCATAATGAAGGTGTCCAGACGCACTCCGGTAGAGTCTGTGCATTGGCTGGTGGAGGAACCTCTGGTGTATTATGGGGCAAGACTGGATTGTACAACTGCAGCTGTTCCACATTTCTCCAAGATTCTGGTGAAGGGCAAAATCATCACCTAAAACAGTTAATGGCCATGGCTAGGCCCACCTTAAAGGATGGAGGATGGGTGGCTGAACATTTGGGGGTGATGTCGGAAAGGATTGTTGGAGAACTCCTGGGAAGTTGCAGGAAGGCTCTGTCAGTAGAAGAGTGGTTTATGCTTAATAGTCCCAAGAAGAAGGTATAAGATGAAAATGTCCCATTTCCAAGACTAGGGATTTCACCCAATATCCCAGAGTCAGAAAAAAATATGTTGTTATTGGATTTGAGGAGGTTGGAAGTGGTGGGTTTGGATGAGGTGAATGGAAAAGACATATCATGGGTGTGTCAAGATAAATTGAAGAATAGAAAATGCAATCCCTGGAGGGAAGAACTGGGGCGTtgctgacaaggtaaagccaaCATGGAGAGCGTTGTTCAAGCCTGTGTCACAAAAGTGCACTGGGGACATGCACGGGAGGGTTTTGCATGGCATCATTGCAGTTAATGCTTTTGTATCTGTTATTAACTCGATTGTTGGAGATGGATGTTGTTTTTGTAACATAAGAGAACAAAAATGCACTGTTTTATGTAGTGTGAGAGGATAAAGCCTCTCTTTGAAATACTGGAGTCTATGTTTACAGCTGTAAGTGAGATTTTCAataacaatttttttattttgggGTTTCAATATAGTAAGCAACATTTTATTTTGGGACAAGCTAAGATGTCAATTTTTCTGAGTAGGAAACATAAAATAGACAGGGGATACGGGCAGGatgtaagatgtgtttttaaagGATTAGTCAAAGCAAGAATAAAAGTGGATTTTTAGTTCTTCTCGGCTGTATAAGATCTCCCATTCTTTTTAAGTGGGCTTATATGAAGGACCGGAAAATACTTGTTGATGCAATGAGTTGAATGTATTtattctattttttattttaatacatttatttgtatttaggAATGACACATTTATTGTTTAATTTCTGAAAAAGCACAGTGTTCCATGATTTGTGTTAATAATTGAGTATAAAATAAAGGCTTAATAAAAAtgaaaaatctctctctctctcgctctgcatgCTGGGTGTAACGTGCGTTGTTTGAAGGAGACCAAGGCTCccgactggggaccctcgctgcgggccccagactggggaccctcgccgcaggccccggactggggaccctccctgcaggccccagactggggaccctcgccgcaggccccggactggagaccgtcgctggaTCGATGCTGGAGGCTCCATGCCATGGATACTCACTGGAGgctccgtgccatggatcatcactggaggcttcgtgccatggatcatcactggaggcttcgtgccatggatcatcactggaggcttcgtgccatggataaTCAcgggaggcttcgtgccatggatcatcactgggggcttcgtgccatggatcatcactggaggcttcgtgccatggatcatcacgggaggcttcgtgccatggatcatcactggaggcttcgtgccatggatcatcacgggaggcttcgtgccatggatcatcactggaggcttcctacgtggagccggaacaggtctcaccggactgaggagacgtattggaagcctggtgcgtggagctgccacagggcttaccaggctggggagacatactggaggaCTGGTACGTACGTGGAATTGGAACAGGCCTCACCGGACTGGGAAGATGCACTGGatgcctggtgcgtggagcaggcaccggatacactgggccgtggaggcgcactggaggtttCAAGCCTACAGCCGGCACAACCCATTCTGCCTGGATTGTTACTTTCGCCCGGCAAATGCGGGGCGcaagcacaggacgcactgggctgtgcagatgcaccggagacacagtgtgCAGAgacggcgcaggatatcctgggccgaagagacgcactggaggccaggagcgctgagctggcaccatccgtcctggctggatgcccactctagcctgtcCAATGTGCGGAGCTGgaatatagcgcaccgggctgtgaCTGCGCACTGGAGACATGGTGCGCATCACTGCATAGCACGGCGCCTGACCggtcacacgctccccacggtaagcacggggagttggctcaggtctaaactctgactccgccaatctccccgtgtgcctcccccaaaaatgttttggagctgcctctcgggcttccgtgccgTGACCCCTTGTATAGTTGCCGTTCCTCTATTTCCTCGTATCCTCGCCGTTCCGCTCTAGCTGCTTCTATCTCCTCCCTTGGACGGTGATACTCTCCAGCCTGCACCCAGGCCTTCCAGTATCTCCTCCCTTGGACGGTGATAATCTCCAGCCTGCGCCCAGGCcttccagtatctcctcccatgtccactcCTCCAGAAAATGCTGCTTGGTCTTTTTGTGGTAGGATCTTCTGTAACGTGCGTTGTttgaaggagaccaaggcgcagagtAATTTGTGGTCATCGTATTTATTAAATGAGAACcagcaacaaaataacaaagtgaaaccaAAACGAACGTACCGTTCCGTAGGCTACAAGAGctgtacaaaaacaagatcccacaacataggtggggaaaaaggctacctaagtatgattcccaatcagagacaacgatagacagctgcctctgactgggaaccacactcagccaaacacaaagaaatacaaaccatagaatgcccaccccacatcacaccctgacctcaccaaatagagaaataaaacgtttctctctaaggtcagggcgtgccACTGGGAGTGTCTGGAGTTAGATCGCCTGTGTTTTCTTTCTTGTTTTCTTTTCTTGAGGGTTTTCCATTTTCTATGCGTGATTTTAAAATATTGTGGTAGAATTAGGTATTTTGTATTTGTTATTGGAATTGCCCTGGTTTTGGTGTGTATGGCGACCCACATGGGGACGGTGACCCACATGGGAATGCCGTCCCTGGCACTTCGACAAGGCTTCAGATGTGTTACTGAAGTTACTGTCACCGTGGAGGAGTTTCTGGTTGCCGTAGGAGATAAAAGGTAGGCCATGAAAATGTTGCCTATGCGTCACGGATTAATAAAGTGGTGGTGTTTTTTCTTAAAAAGAGCATGTGACAGAGAAGAGTCAGGTGTCTGTGGCCACAGTTGAGGAGGATCGGGAGAAGGATATGGACATGACTGATATCCCTATTGATATGATACCAGCTGGTGACGACTCAATTCACAATCTAGATGAGGTAAATGGGTTCCTGGACCAGACTTTTGGGAAATCTGTTAAATTGGCAGATTTTTTTTTGATGTTGCTAAGTTTGTGAGGTCAGCTGTGGTGTTACAGAAGACGGTGTGATTTGACAAGTTGAGTGTGAAGAAGCATTTCTGCTTGAGGAAATGTGTTACTGCTGTCACGGCAGCAAAAGATAGTGGGAAACGTGGTCAGGTTAACAGAAAATTAAATCAATGATGATTATCATGCTCATAGGGTGCTTTTTTCTTCAGTTTTTCCTTCATATTTTCTATATGGAGGTACTAAGGGTAGGTTCTCTCAATATTAATGGGGGAAGGTACAGGAATAAGAGGGTGTTGGGTATTAGAAGTAATAAAACAGAAAAGGCTTAATG encodes:
- the LOC135572698 gene encoding uncharacterized protein LOC135572698; the encoded protein is MSPVRSHSPVRYIPAPHIGQARVGIQPGRMVPAQRSWPPVRLFGPGYPAPSLHTVSPVHLHSPVRPVLAPRICRAKVTIQAEWVVPAVGLKPPVRLHGPVYPVPAPRTRHPVHLPSPVRPVPIPRTYQSSSMSPQPASSDDPWHEAPSDDPWHEASRDYPWHEASSDDPWHEASSDDPWHEASSDDPWHGASSEYPWHGASSIDPATVSSPGPAARVPSLGPAGRVPSPGPAARVPSLGPAARVPSREPCREQI